Proteins encoded within one genomic window of Flavobacterium sp. NG2:
- a CDS encoding TonB-dependent receptor, which produces MKKNISQRHTLSFFIRFNLAFKLTILLLLITVCSTNAKTYSQNIKLTYDLKDVTIATLLEKIEKDTKFKFLFNNEEINGDRVVSINVKNEELKDILDKIFLNSNITYKVKNKQIILKENNEVNNVASNDNIIQQITIKGTVKDADGMPIPGANVLVKGTTIGTTTDIDGNYVLGVPESAKILVFSYLGLKSTEVAIAGKTTINVSLQSDAANLDEVVVIGYGTIKKSDVTGSVASADVKELNKTQNTSIAQAIQGRMAGVTVSKSSGAPGSTPTVRVRGFGTVNNADPLYIVDGVPISDISSINMEDAKSIEVLKDASATAIYGSRGANGVVLITTKSGTKGKTTISYTTYAGVEERIDNLKVMNAEQWATLFNEGLANDGRPLNQDLINPASLPSYNWKDLVYRSANIQSHQLSASGGSDKSTFYVSFGYIDQEGIVVNSSYNRINFRVNNTYQILPKVKLGHNIQYSKAKTRSVAEFGNSTSRVAFLGYLNDPVSPIYNPDGTFGISKYNSIVANPLAFATYVNTPSIKESFLGDVSLDVDIINGLKFKSNLGLQINNTKVDNFVPAYFVSSIINSALSTYTLNRSENRVYVLSNTLNYNVTLAKKHSISALLGQEVQELNFNNVNTTRNDIPPSVINPTLSAGSISSATNSGDISESRLLSFFGRFNYNYDDRYLLTGTFRKDGSSRFGSNNRWANFPSLALAWNIHNEKFYNVEAINQFKFRLGWGKTGNQDIPNSAIFNTLNIGTNYPFGPTETTTVGVTPLTPGNSNLKWETTVTKNIGLDLAFLNNSITFTADYFIKNTTDMLMPTPILSSSGYRNTPFTNAGNIQNDGFEFTANYKKVIKDFSFNIGGNIAIIKNKVLQLATEGTVFQTGNAQGGIANVSRTEAGHPLASFYGLEMIGLFQNQNEISTYPNLPGTKPGDAKYKDQNDDGIINDADRTFIGSPLPKFTYGINLNIDYKQFDLSAFFQGSEGNKIFNASDYDLMGDLSTNFNVDYLGRWTGEGTSNSIPRASFASQANNSRTSSRYVKDGSYLRLKNVQLGYTLPKDISNKIALDQLRFYVSAQNLLTFTKYNGLDPEVGIDNSQNSPLDIGIDRGRYPSVRTVSLGLNMNF; this is translated from the coding sequence ATGAAAAAAAATATTAGTCAAAGACACACTTTGTCTTTTTTTATTCGATTTAATTTAGCTTTTAAACTAACAATTTTATTGCTACTTATTACCGTTTGTTCAACTAATGCAAAAACCTATTCTCAAAACATAAAACTTACTTATGACCTAAAAGATGTTACGATTGCCACTCTTTTAGAAAAAATTGAAAAAGATACTAAGTTTAAATTTTTATTTAACAATGAAGAAATCAATGGAGATAGAGTAGTATCTATTAATGTGAAAAATGAAGAACTTAAAGATATACTAGATAAAATATTTTTAAATTCAAATATCACATACAAAGTAAAAAACAAGCAAATTATTTTAAAAGAAAATAATGAAGTAAACAATGTTGCTAGTAATGATAACATCATACAGCAAATCACCATCAAGGGAACAGTGAAAGATGCTGATGGCATGCCAATTCCCGGCGCAAATGTACTAGTCAAAGGAACAACCATCGGGACTACAACTGATATCGATGGAAATTATGTTTTAGGAGTGCCTGAATCTGCTAAGATATTAGTGTTTTCTTATCTAGGTTTAAAATCTACCGAAGTGGCCATAGCAGGTAAAACGACTATAAATGTATCTCTGCAGAGTGATGCAGCTAACTTAGACGAAGTGGTTGTCATTGGGTATGGTACGATAAAAAAGTCGGATGTTACAGGTTCTGTAGCTTCTGCAGATGTCAAAGAATTAAATAAAACTCAAAACACTTCTATTGCTCAAGCAATCCAAGGAAGAATGGCAGGTGTTACTGTTTCTAAAAGTTCTGGGGCACCAGGTTCTACTCCCACAGTTAGAGTTCGTGGTTTTGGGACAGTAAATAATGCTGACCCTTTGTATATTGTAGATGGTGTTCCTATTAGTGATATTTCTAGTATTAATATGGAGGATGCTAAATCTATTGAAGTACTTAAAGATGCTTCGGCTACTGCTATTTATGGTTCTAGAGGTGCTAATGGTGTTGTATTAATCACAACCAAAAGTGGTACAAAAGGGAAAACAACAATTTCCTATACTACATATGCTGGGGTTGAAGAGCGTATTGACAATTTAAAAGTGATGAATGCTGAGCAATGGGCCACTTTATTTAATGAAGGATTGGCAAATGATGGGCGTCCATTGAATCAAGACTTAATCAATCCAGCATCATTACCATCGTATAATTGGAAAGATTTAGTATATAGATCAGCTAATATACAAAGTCACCAACTTTCAGCATCAGGTGGTTCCGATAAATCAACTTTTTATGTTTCGTTTGGATACATTGATCAAGAAGGTATTGTAGTTAATTCTTCATATAATAGGATTAATTTTAGAGTAAACAATACTTATCAAATTCTTCCAAAAGTTAAATTGGGGCATAATATTCAATATTCGAAAGCAAAAACTAGAAGTGTTGCCGAGTTTGGAAATTCAACTAGTAGAGTAGCATTTTTAGGATATTTGAATGATCCAGTATCTCCTATTTACAATCCTGATGGAACTTTTGGTATATCCAAATACAATTCCATTGTTGCAAATCCACTTGCTTTTGCTACTTATGTGAATACTCCTTCTATTAAAGAAAGCTTTTTAGGTGATGTTTCATTGGATGTTGATATTATTAATGGATTAAAATTTAAATCCAATTTGGGTTTACAAATCAACAATACCAAAGTGGATAATTTTGTACCTGCTTATTTTGTATCCTCTATTATTAATTCGGCTCTAAGTACTTATACTTTAAATAGAAGCGAAAATAGGGTTTACGTATTGTCTAATACGTTGAATTACAATGTAACTTTGGCAAAAAAACATAGTATTAGTGCATTATTGGGACAAGAGGTTCAAGAATTAAATTTCAATAATGTTAATACCACTCGAAATGATATTCCGCCGAGTGTCATCAATCCAACTTTAAGTGCTGGTTCTATCTCTTCAGCAACTAACAGCGGAGATATTTCTGAATCAAGATTGTTGTCATTTTTTGGTCGATTCAATTATAATTATGATGATAGGTATTTGCTAACTGGGACATTTAGAAAAGATGGTTCATCTCGTTTTGGATCTAATAATCGTTGGGCAAATTTCCCTTCCTTAGCATTGGCATGGAATATTCACAATGAAAAATTTTATAATGTTGAGGCGATTAACCAATTCAAGTTTCGTTTAGGTTGGGGGAAAACGGGGAATCAAGATATCCCAAATTCAGCCATCTTTAATACTTTAAATATTGGAACTAATTATCCTTTTGGACCTACAGAAACTACAACAGTAGGTGTAACTCCATTAACACCAGGGAATTCTAATTTAAAATGGGAAACTACTGTTACTAAAAATATCGGACTTGATTTAGCATTTTTAAATAATTCAATCACATTCACGGCTGATTATTTTATTAAAAACACCACTGATATGTTAATGCCAACTCCAATTTTATCTTCATCAGGATATCGAAATACTCCTTTTACGAATGCGGGAAATATTCAAAATGATGGATTTGAATTTACTGCAAATTATAAAAAAGTAATTAAAGATTTTTCATTTAATATAGGAGGTAATATTGCGATTATTAAAAATAAAGTGCTCCAACTTGCTACAGAGGGAACTGTTTTCCAAACAGGTAATGCACAAGGAGGTATTGCTAATGTAAGCCGTACCGAAGCAGGACATCCATTGGCTTCTTTCTATGGACTAGAAATGATTGGTCTTTTTCAAAATCAAAATGAAATTAGTACTTATCCAAATTTACCAGGAACAAAACCAGGAGATGCAAAATACAAAGATCAAAATGACGACGGAATTATTAATGATGCTGATAGAACGTTTATAGGTTCTCCATTACCAAAGTTTACTTATGGTATTAATCTTAACATTGATTACAAGCAGTTTGATTTATCAGCCTTTTTTCAAGGAAGTGAAGGGAATAAAATTTTTAATGCCAGTGATTATGATTTGATGGGGGACTTGTCTACAAACTTTAATGTTGATTATTTAGGAAGATGGACAGGTGAGGGAACTTCTAATTCTATTCCAAGGGCTTCTTTTGCTAGTCAAGCAAACAACTCTAGAACTTCGAGTCGATATGTGAAAGACGGTTCTTATTTGAGATTGAAAAATGTTCAATTAGGGTATACTTTACCTAAAGACATTAGTAATAAAATAGCTTTAGATCAGTTGCGATTTTATGTTTCTGCTCAAAACTTGTTGACATTCACTAAATATAATGGTCTTGATCCAGAAGTAGGAATTGATAATTCTCAAAATAGTCCATTGGATATTGGAATTGATAGAGGAAGGTATCCTTCTGTGAGAACGGTTTCTTTGGGACTAAATATGAATTTTTAA